Sequence from the Mycoplasma cottewii genome:
TGTTTCAGTTTCTTCTTTTCTAGTTGGTTCTGGTTTTACTAACTCTTCTTTTATAATTTTATCAATATTAGTATCTCTAGCAGCAACATTGACATTAACATTACCATTAACTGGTTGTAATTCAGCATCAGTTTGACCAATTGTTGAAGTAATTTTTGCAATAGATCCATCAGAAACAGCGTTATATACAATTGCAGATAAAACAGTTGAAGAACTAACAAGACCAATTATTAATAAAAGTAGTGTCTTATTTTTCTTCTTTTTAATATGTATCATCATTATCCTCGTTCTCTTTTATTGATTTTTATTTTATTATTCTATTATATATGTATTTTTTAAACTTAGTTATATATATTAAATTTTGGACACTATATTTGATCGTTTATTTCCAAACGAGTTGAATATCTTTAAAAAAGTTTATAATATAAAAGTTATTTAACTATATTCTGCATTCAGTTATACCCGAGTTTTGCAGTTGTTGTGCTAACAAATAAATAAAAAGATGAAAAGTTCAGATTTTAAGGGCTTTTTCATCTTTTTCTTATGCCTATTTACTTTTTCCAAAGTTATGCTAAAATATTTATAGGAGATATTATGATAAAACGAGATGAGATAAAATTTAAAGACGGAACCGTTAAGACATATTTTAGAGTTGTTAGAGGATATCGAGACAAAGACGGAAAAGTTAAACAAGAAATCGTTAAAAGTTTTGGATATCTAGAAGATCAACTAGATCAAGATAAATTCATAAAAGAGGTTGAAGAGTTTAACAAAAACGCACTTAAGATACCTAGAATAACTTTTAGTGAAATTAAAGATAAATCATTTTTAGATGATCCAAGTTCAAGTTCATATAATTTTGGTTACAAATATTTAGAAGCAGTATATCAATTCTTGGAATTAGATGATTTTTTTGCTAGCTTAAACTACAAAACAACATATTCTATAAATGAAATTTTCAAGTTTTTAGTTCTGCAAAGAATAATGTCACCAGCGTCTAAGAGATCTACATATAAAAGATAGAATCCTTTTATAATAAAGAACTTAATTTTTCTATTTATGCTGTTTACAGGTGCTTAGATTACATTGATAAGCACTCAGATGAACTTCAAAAACATTTAAATAAGGTTATTTCATCAAAAATAGGAAGAAATGCAGTTGAAACATTCTTTGATTCAACAAATTTTTATTTTGAAAAAGACTTTGAAGATGCAGATGTTTATGAAGAAGTTTTTCCACTTGAAACTAATAAAAAATCATAAATGATCAACAAATGATTTCAATTAAAGACGGTAATACAGAAAAACAATACAAAAAATTACAGGTTTATTAAAACGTGGAGTTAGTAAAGAACATGTTGTTGATCCAATTGTTCAGTTGGGACTTATGATGGATTCGAATGGAATTCCAATAAGCTATAAGATTTTTCCAGGAAATACTTCAGATTCAAAAACTCTTTTACCTATTTTAAATGAAGTAAAAAGTAGCTATAACTTAGAACGAACTGTAATAGTTGCCGATAAAGGAATAAACTGTCAAGAAAACATAAAATCTATCGTTAAAAATGGTGATGGTTACTTATTTTCACAAATTCTAAAAGGTAAAAAGGTAAAAAATACCAAGAAAAATGTTTGATGAATCATTGTATAAAACAGTTTCTTCAGACTACAAATACCAAGAATTTATCGAACCATTTACTTATTTTGATGAAAATAACAAAAAAGTTACAGTTAAACAAAAAGTTTTAATTTGATGAGATGGAAAAAGAGCAAGAAGAGATATTAGAAAAATTAACGAAAAAGTGCTAAAAGCACAAAATGCAATTAAATATGGGGTTGCTAATCTTACACATAGCTACACAAAATATATAGCAACACAAAATTATTCATCAATAACAGGTGAAATAGCTGATAAAAACAACTTGTAATTGATGTAGAAAAAATAGAAAAAGATCTAAAATTTGCAGGTTATTCTTGTATTGTGACTTCAGAACTTGAATATGATCACAAAAAATCCGTGATTTATACCACGGATTATCAAAAATAGAAGATGCTTTTAGAATAACAAAAACGATCTAGCAACAAGACCGATGTTTGTTAGAACCAAAGAACACATAAATGCTCACATTTTAATATGTTATGTTTCACTGGTTATACTTAGAATAATTTTTCATAAATTAAACGGAAAACTTAGTGTAGAAAGAATTATTGAAGCACTTAATATGTGCTCTTGCAGTAACATAAGTGGTGGAATTGTTTATGTTTACAAAAACGATGAAAAACAAGGTTTTGAAATAAAACAAGATCAAAGTGGAAAGGATTATTCAACTACAAAAATAATTAATGATAGTTCACAAACTGTTGAAGATTTTAAACTTTTATCGCAACTATTTGAAAAAACAAACACGATAAAATCGCTAATGACAGACGTTGAATTTGATAAAATTTTGAATTCTATAAGATTTAAATAGCACTTAAAAAGTTGTTGTACTTTTTACTTTAGCACAACAACTGCAAAACTCGGGTTATATATGTATTTTTTTAAACTTAGTTATATATATTAAATTTTGGACACTATATTTGATCGTTTATTTCCAAACGAGTTGAATATCTTTAAAAAAAGTTTATAATATAAAAGTTATTTAACTATATTCTGCATTCAGTTATAGATTAAATTCTGTCTATATTAAATAAAAGTAGTAACTCTTAGCAGTAAGAGCGAATTAATAGACTGGTTAGTTTAGGAACTGTTCAAAATATTTTTTAATAACCATATAAAAAGGAGAATTAGATATGTCAAGATATACAGGGTCAACATTCAAAAAAGCTCGTAGATTTGGTTTCTCAATTCTTGAAACTGGTAAAGAATTTTCAAAAGGTAAAAAAAGAGTAACTACTCCAGGTCAACATGGAAAAGATAAAGCTAAAATCAAATTATCTGGTTACGGACAACAATTACAAGAAAAACAAAAAGTTAAATTCATGTATGGATTAAGCGAAAGACAATTCAGAAACACTTTTGCTAAAGCTAAAAAATTACAAGGAATCCTAGGGACAAACTTCTTAGTATTATTAGAATCAAGATTAGACAACATCGTTTACAGATTAGGATTTGCAATGACAAGACAAGGTGCAAGACAATTAGTAAATCACGGTCACATCTTAGTAAATGGTAAAAAAATTGATATTCCTTCATACCAATTAAAAGTTGGAGATGTAGTTGAAGTTAAAGAAGCTACTAAGAAAAATGAAAAAGTTCTTGAAGCATTACAAAACAATGAATCAACAGTTGAATTTGTTAAAGTTGACAAAAACAACGTTAAAGGTGAATTTGTAAGATTACCAGAAAGAAAAGAATTAAATGCTGAAATCAACGAAGCATTCATCGTTGAATGATACAACCGTTTAATTAAAAAATAATTAATAAATAGTAAAAGCAGGACAATGTCCTGCTTTTTTTATGTTTCCCACTTTAAGCATAAAAAAACAAGGGTTAAAACTTATAAATTTAGATTTGCATTTTTGTAAGTATTTTAAGATTGTTATATAAAACTCTTATCTAGTATATACATTAGATACACAGTGATAAGTTGTTACAGACACTATGGTTTAGAAATTAATTTCAATATGTGATAATATAAAGTTGTATTAAATTTTCATTTAATACCTTCAAAATAAATATGACAAAACGTTAATTTAATTTGAACAAACAAATAGAAAGGAAGTTGTGTACATGGATAATAGTAAATCAAATAAAGTGTTTACAACAATAAAAGACATTCCAATGTTTTTTAAACGTAACTTTGTTTTATTTATATTAGCTATCGCTGACGTTGCAATTTTCGCTATTCCATTCTACATGGAAAACTATATTCCTAACATGAACGCCAACTTTAAATTAGTTCCTGCAGACTACTCACAAGCTGGTGCTGTGTATGGATATGTAGCAATGCCTTGTTATATACTTGGTGCTTGATTTGGAGACAAATTTAGAGCTAAATCTCTAGTTGTTGCCGGAGTTGTTATTACTGGTATTTTAGGGGTTTGATATGTTATTCTACCATTCATTCCTATGATGACAGGAAATGGACATTTAACAGTTCTAACAGGAGCAGCAAGAAACATGATGTTAACTCAATTATGTATTATCTTTGCTGGATTCGCATTTGCAACAACTGCATTATTCTGAGCTCCATTATGAAAATTAGTTAAAAACGTTAATACCGAAGGACTTCCAGCTGAATTACAAGAAAAACAAGTTGGAAAAAACAATGGTATCCAAGGAATGATTAACGGTTTAACAGGTTTATTAATTGCGTTATTTGGAACACTATTAGTCTTCTTACAAAAAAGCAGTCTTTTAGGAAAAATTGGTGGAGAAAACGGGGTTGCCGTTGCTTTCCTAATATTAATTTCTATTTACGCAGGAATTATTTTAACTTCTGCTATTCTTGCAATATTCTTTATTAAAGAACCTAAAGTTCAAGAACCTTTATCATTCTCTGTTAAAGCTCTTGTTAACGTATTAAAACAAAAAACTATAATCCTATTATCTCTTCTAGTTTTAGGAGTTTATATGTTACAAATGGGATTAAGTTCATACGTTAACTACTTAAGTAACGTATTCTGAATTCCAGCTATCATTGTTATGATCATTGGTATTTTTAGAACTTACGCAATGCGTTTCTTAATATCAGGATGATTCGGAAAATGAGCAGATACTAGAAAATCATACATTCCATTAATCTGTGGTGGACTATTTATTGGTATGATCCTTATTTCAGTTGGTATTTTATTACCAGTATTCACAGGAGATAATATAAAAGATCCATCAAAATTAGATAGAAACAGTGCTTCTGTTATCATTTTACAAGTTGCTGCTGCATTTAACTTAATATTAATGGGAGCTGTAACTTGAGCTGTTGTTACAATTAGATGATCTCCAATTGGAACAGACTTAAAAGTTCAAAATGATAACTATGCCGCAGCTGTTAACATCGTTAGTGTTATTGCCTTCACTCCAGATGCATTCTTTAAACAAATAAGATCAGCTATCGAAGCAAAACACCACATGCGAGTTAGAGAAGATGCAGAGGGTAACATAATCGAATTCATAATAAATCCAAATGGTAAAGATTTAACTAATACTAAAGTTGTAGCCGATACATATGGTAATCAATTAATTCTTGCTGTTGTTTTAGGATTTGCGGCTATAGGATTACTTTCAGGAATTATTCTACATTTCGTTTTACAACGCCAAAACAAAATGGCAAATATTGGAAGTACAACACAAATTGTAGAAGAAAGATAGAAAAATAAAAATCATAGGTTTAACCTATGATTTTTTTGTATTCTTTTTTACTTTAATATTACTGAGAAATATTTTCTTTTACCTCTTTTGATTAAAAGGTATTTTTCTTCAACAGTTTTAAAATCACTTAGTAATTGATTTTCATCAACTACTAGTTCTCCGTTTACATAAATTGCTTTTGAATTAATAAATTCTCTTGCTTCACGTTTTGAACTTGATGCTGAAACTGAAACTAGTGCATCTATAATTTTTGTTGATTTTTCTAGTTCAACACTTGGTAATGAAACTATAGCCATTTTTAAAAGATCATCTGTTAAAGAAAATAAATCTCCTTTAAAAAATGCATCAGTTAATTTAATAGCTTTTTCTAATCCTTCTTGACCATGAACAAATTTTGTAATTTCAGTTGCTAATGCTTTTTGCATAACACGTTTAAAAGGTTCTTGTTTATGATTTGCAATTAAATCATTAATTTCATCTTCACTTAAGAAAGTTAAGAATTTTAACATTTTTTCACAATCTTCATCAGCTTGATTGAACCAGAATTGGTAAAAATCATACTCACTAGTTTTATTAGCATCTAATCAAACTGCTCCTGATTCAGTTTTACCAAATTTTTTACCATCTGATTTTGTTAATAATGGAATTGTAAATCCTGAAGCTTTACTATTATCACGACCAATTTTATCAGCAATAAAATCAATACCACTTGTTATATTTCCTCATTGATCAGATCCACCAATTTGAACAGTACAATTATTATTTGTATATAAATGATAAAAATCATAAGCTTGTAACATAGTATATGAAAATTCTGTTACTGATAATCCTGTTTGAATTCTTGTTGCAATTGATTCTTTTGCTAATAAATAACTTATATTAAAATGTTTTCCAACATCTCTTAAAAAATCAATTAAACTAATAGATTTTAATCAATCTGCATTATTTACAAAAGTAACATTAGGAATAATTCTTTGTAATTGTTTACTAATAGCTTTAATATTTTGATTAACTTGTTCATCAGTTTGTAAAACTCTTTCAGCAGATTTAAAAGAAGGATCACCGATCATTCCTGTTGCTCCACCAATTAAAGCAATTGGTTGAAAACCAGCTAGACCAAATCTTTTTAAAGTAACAATCATCATTAAATGTCCCACATGTAAAGAATCGGCAGTAGGATCAAAACCACAATAAACAAAATCGTTATTATTTTGTGCTGATATAATTTTTTCTTGATTTGTTATTTGTTTTACTAATCCTCTTCAAGTTAATTCATTAATAATATTATTTTTCATTTGTTCTCCTACTTAACTTTTTTTAATCTTGGATTTTCAATGTATTTTCTACCAAATTTAGCTTGTTCTTTTCCGTCAACTAAAACTGCATCTCCAGTAAAGTTAATATTTATTTCAGATAGAGCACTACCTACTCCATAAATATCAACAGGAGCATTTAAAGATTCAAATTCACTAATTTTTTCTGCTGTAAATCCTGAAGAAACAATTATTTTAGTATGATTACATCCAACTTTATCTAATGCATTTCTAACTTCTTGAACTAATTGAAGTGATACTCCATTTAATTTTGCATCTTTTGGATATTTATCTTTATTTTCTTGTAAATATTTATCAACAAGTGCTAAAGAAGTGTCTATTCTAACAGCATATAATTTATCTTTAAAATAATTTCCTACTTCAATTGCTGTATTAACACAATCATTATTATAATCGATTAAAACTGTTAAATTGTTATTTGGAAAAGTTTTATAAAAAGCTTGGGCAGCTTTTAAAGTATCACCATTAAAAGCTT
This genomic interval carries:
- the tyrS gene encoding tyrosine--tRNA ligase, giving the protein MKNNIINELTWRGLVKQITNQEKIISAQNNNDFVYCGFDPTADSLHVGHLMMIVTLKRFGLAGFQPIALIGGATGMIGDPSFKSAERVLQTDEQVNQNIKAISKQLQRIIPNVTFVNNADWLKSISLIDFLRDVGKHFNISYLLAKESIATRIQTGLSVTEFSYTMLQAYDFYHLYTNNNCTVQIGGSDQWGNITSGIDFIADKIGRDNSKASGFTIPLLTKSDGKKFGKTESGAVWLDANKTSEYDFYQFWFNQADEDCEKMLKFLTFLSEDEINDLIANHKQEPFKRVMQKALATEITKFVHGQEGLEKAIKLTDAFFKGDLFSLTDDLLKMAIVSLPSVELEKSTKIIDALVSVSASSSKREAREFINSKAIYVNGELVVDENQLLSDFKTVEEKYLLIKRGKRKYFSVILK
- a CDS encoding IS1634 family transposase; this translates as MLKRGVSKEHVVDPIVQLGLMMDSNGIPISYKIFPGNTSDSKTLLPILNEVKSSYNLERTVIVADKGINCQENIKSIVKNGDGYLFSQILKGKKVKNTKKNVWWIIV
- the rpsD gene encoding 30S ribosomal protein S4 codes for the protein MSRYTGSTFKKARRFGFSILETGKEFSKGKKRVTTPGQHGKDKAKIKLSGYGQQLQEKQKVKFMYGLSERQFRNTFAKAKKLQGILGTNFLVLLESRLDNIVYRLGFAMTRQGARQLVNHGHILVNGKKIDIPSYQLKVGDVVEVKEATKKNEKVLEALQNNESTVEFVKVDKNNVKGEFVRLPERKELNAEINEAFIVEWYNRLIKK